The proteins below are encoded in one region of Silene latifolia isolate original U9 population chromosome 2, ASM4854445v1, whole genome shotgun sequence:
- the LOC141627944 gene encoding uncharacterized protein LOC141627944, producing the protein MDETTGDMLDCFYSLADGQTVSLNRKKTLQVPDTATCIASTMGWLGYVDAKDGRVYLSNPFLKDVVELPSLETLPLVLGVTRDPITNDILNFKVRVSDYDTHWDRSELDPYYLEKPEHMAHHLSNLSLSSANPRGCDCVVMALQGYDYRRLAYCPISRKFTHDTDFDGLTHQFDPNCWTGLQEDYVHFPGLAYNQLVYDKRRHLFYAMFDDSGILAFDLVRDRGRRSKMVFNLRQETLVYQLKRAFEEHGSEALKDLRNKCKTKYYLVCLENGDLLLIVRHYEIRRDSHKTLHFDVFRVVYSGDLERVTCLNNDRAIFIGWNQSFCIEASSSPGIRPNCIYFTDDISGGNYNVHNGNQWGHDMGIFGMEDGNVTPFYPYQDEQEEKKVPLSAPIFWVAPLSSNIRSLARGHNLSVLG; encoded by the coding sequence ATGGACGAAACAACTGGCGACATGCTAGACTGCTTCTACAGCCTGGCTGATGGTCAAACTGTGAGCCTTAACAGAAAAAAGACCCTCCAAGTTCCCGATACAGCCACGTGTATCGCTTCAACAATGGGATGGTTAGGTTACGTTGATGCCAAGGACGGTAGAGTCTACTTATCCAACCCGTTTCTCAAAGACGTTGTAGAGCTGCCCTCTTTGGAGACGTTACCTTTGGTTCTCGGTGTGACGCGAGACCCGATTACAAATGACATTCTTAATTTCAAAGTGCGTGTTTCTGATTACGACACCCATTGGGACAGATCTGAGCTTGATCCTTATTATTTGGAAAAGCCTGAACACATGGCTCACCATCTCTCGAATTTGTCCCTTTCTTCTGCCAACCCTCGCGGTTGTGACTGTGTCGTCATGGCCCTCCAAGGATATGATTACAGGCGCCTCGCTTACTGTCCCATTTCTCGAAAGTTTACACATGATACTGATTTTGACGGGTTAACCCATCAATTTGATCCGAATTGTTGGACGGGCCTTCAAGAGGATTATGTCCATTTCCCTGGTCTGGCGTACAACCAATTGGTGTACGATAAACGTAGACATTTGTTCTATGCTATGTTTGATGATAGTGGAATTCTCGCTTTTGATCTTGTACGAGACAGGGGACGAAGGTCTAAGATGGTCTTTAATTTACGTCAAGAGACCCTTGTTTATCAACTCAAGCGTGCCTTCGAGGAACACGGGAGTGAGGCCTTGAAAGACCTGAGAAACAAATGCAAGACAAAATATTACCTTGTGTGCCTCGAGAATGGCGACCTTTTGTTAATTGTGAGGCACTATGAAATACGTAGAGATTCTCACAAGACGCTTCATTTCGATGTGTTTAGGGTTGTTTATTCAGGCGACTTAGAGCGTGTCACATGTCTGAACAACGATCGAGCCATCTTCATCGGTTGGAACCAGTCTTTTTGTATAGAAGCTAGTTCATCCCCTGGAATTAGACCAAATTGTATTTATTTTACGGATGATATTAGCGGTGGTAACTATAATGTGCATAACGGCAACCAATGGGGTCACGATATGGGAATATTTGGTATGGAGGATGGCAATGTTACTCCCTTTTATCCGTACCAAGACGAACAAGAGGAAAAGAAGGTGCCACTTTCAGCACCAATCTTCTGGGTTGCGCCACTTTCATCCAATATTCGGAGCTTGGCTCGTGGACATAATTTGAGCGTCTTGGGCTAA